The Acidimicrobiales bacterium DNA segment CATCCGTCCCTGGACCACGACCACCGAACCGAAGCCACCGCGGACCATTACCCGCGCGGCATCGCTGACCGTCGAATCAGGCGAGAGGGTGACCACGCTGTCGGTCATCACCGCGGATATGGCGACCATCAGCCACTCCCCCCGACCTCGTCGACGTCCCTGTCCTCCCGAGCCCCGGACGGGACCTCCAGATCCAGATTCAGATTTCGCCAGAGGTTGCCGGCCCACACGCTGGTGTGGGGCCACTCCCGCCAGAAGGCCTGCAACACGGCGGGGTCCATCTCCGCGGCGGCCTCAGCCGGGCTCTGGTCGCGAGCCAACGCGTCGAGGGCGTCGATCACGGCGAGCAGACGGACTGATGGAGTCTCGGACACAAAGCCTCCCGGGCTCACAGACGATCGGTCGATCCGTCGTCCGTCCTTTGATCATCCCCCGAATCGGGCGGCTGGGCAACCGGACCGGTCGGATATGACCCTCCATCGACCTCAACAACCTCGTTGTCCAGCATGACCAGCAAGCCCCGATGCTGGAAGACGAGGGCGTGGATAACCAGTAGACAGCCGGCTCCGAGGGCCACCCAGCGCAAACCCACCAGGTCACTGAGGATGCCAAACGTCAGGCCGCCCAGCGGAATCCCACTCAGGACAGCCACTAGGAACACTGACATGACCCGACCCCGGTACGCATCGTCGACTCGAATCTGCAGGGCCGTACTAAGCGTCGTCCCGTGGAGCATGTGGGCCATGCCCATACATAGGTAGCCGACGATCCCGACAGCCATCCAATCCGTGGACGCCACCACCACCAGCCCGGACCCGTACAACAGGATGCTGCGGTACTCCATGGTCGAGCGAGCCACCCGGGAACCGGCCCCACTGATGTAGCCGCTGGCCAGTAGTGAGCCCACGCCCGCGCTAGTGGCCAGAACCCCGAGCCCGCCGCCACCAAGGCCATACAGATCGTCGGCCACCCCGGCGGTCAGCGAGAAGGCGAACACTGCGCCAAGCGAAGCCACGGTAAAGGCCAGCCGAAAGGCCAACCGCATCTCAGGTCGGGCCCGAACATAGGAAATCCCGTCGC contains these protein-coding regions:
- a CDS encoding MFS transporter codes for the protein MTGESLHVTNPFSALRHPAFARFALGSTLCGVAQFLAGLATPFLINQLTDSNSWVGAASFAALLPAVIGTPFAGALADQMDRRLLLLAGIGLQILVMVTIVVLYTSDRLTPWLILGLNFLGGSASSFLWAPTQSLAAVLVPRESLAAAVRMVSITFTVARSVGPVLAALTLAFGGPGLAFSAALGIYLVGFSVLTTVKTGWSPTGGGGSLRSQLGDGISYVRARPEMRLAFRLAFTVASLGAVFAFSLTAGVADDLYGLGGGGLGVLATSAGVGSLLASGYISGAGSRVARSTMEYRSILLYGSGLVVVASTDWMAVGIVGYLCMGMAHMLHGTTLSTALQIRVDDAYRGRVMSVFLVAVLSGIPLGGLTFGILSDLVGLRWVALGAGCLLVIHALVFQHRGLLVMLDNEVVEVDGGSYPTGPVAQPPDSGDDQRTDDGSTDRL